A portion of the Luxibacter massiliensis genome contains these proteins:
- a CDS encoding PTS mannose/fructose/sorbose/N-acetylgalactosamine transporter subunit IIC has protein sequence MTFILATVAGLWFWLARTEFGYQWIHPFKQPLVIGLGFGIITGDIASAMIVGASLEMIYIGIISPGSNIPTDETLAGTVAIPIALLSGMDAQTAVTLAIPVGILGVILETVRKNIQIVLVHKADKYAEQANIRGIERCAVLWPLPIGFVLRFIPVFAAVYFGTDFIQAVLDSIPEFVSSGLSVAGGLLPALGFAITINVIGKKVLIPFFIIGYFLVQYLGLNVMACAIFGICIALLITMLKRESAKEC, from the coding sequence ATGACATTTATATTGGCAACTGTAGCAGGATTGTGGTTCTGGCTTGCCAGGACAGAGTTTGGATATCAGTGGATACACCCATTTAAACAGCCGTTGGTTATAGGCTTGGGGTTTGGCATTATTACGGGAGATATTGCATCCGCTATGATAGTGGGCGCTTCATTAGAAATGATTTATATAGGAATTATTTCTCCAGGCTCCAATATTCCTACGGATGAAACACTTGCAGGTACTGTGGCAATCCCGATAGCGCTTTTAAGCGGCATGGATGCACAGACAGCGGTCACCCTGGCCATTCCTGTAGGTATTCTGGGAGTGATTCTGGAGACAGTGCGCAAGAATATCCAGATTGTCTTGGTACATAAGGCGGATAAATATGCAGAGCAGGCAAACATCAGGGGAATAGAGCGGTGTGCGGTACTCTGGCCGCTGCCTATTGGGTTTGTGCTGAGGTTTATCCCTGTTTTTGCGGCTGTTTACTTTGGCACTGATTTTATTCAGGCAGTACTGGATTCCATCCCAGAATTTGTTTCAAGCGGATTGAGTGTTGCAGGGGGCCTGCTGCCAGCTCTGGGTTTTGCAATTACAATTAATGTAATTGGAAAAAAGGTGCTGATCCCATTTTTCATAATTGGTTATTTCCTGGTACAGTACTTAGGATTAAATGTTATGGCATGTGCTATTTTCGGCATCTGTATTGCACTGTTAATAACTATGCTGAAACGTGAAAGTGCCAAAGAGTGTTAA
- a CDS encoding cysteine-rich KTR domain-containing protein, translating to MMKCEWILCPVCGSKTRNKIRKDTVLENYPLYCPKCRQERLIKVDNLKITVIKEPDA from the coding sequence ATGATGAAATGCGAATGGATATTGTGTCCTGTTTGTGGGAGCAAAACCCGTAATAAAATTAGGAAGGACACTGTTTTGGAGAATTATCCCCTTTATTGTCCAAAATGCAGACAAGAAAGATTGATTAAAGTTGACAACTTGAAGATAACTGTCATCAAAGAGCCAGACGCTTAA
- a CDS encoding TnpV protein — translation MAKSLFEELGGKYERQGDYLIPCLTVPAEEEQAIGIWGQRHLDYLKQYRKVTYTNLLTSGRLNAYLADINRQAQERFERLIEGMKQAQGITEQLKAENALEWTGCLNNIRACAREIVEKEIIFA, via the coding sequence ATGGCAAAATCATTATTTGAGGAACTGGGCGGCAAATACGAAAGGCAAGGGGATTATTTGATACCGTGCTTAACTGTACCCGCCGAAGAAGAACAGGCAATAGGCATCTGGGGGCAACGGCATTTAGATTATCTAAAACAGTACCGTAAAGTTACATACACCAATCTTCTTACAAGCGGCAGGCTAAACGCCTACCTTGCCGACATCAACAGACAGGCACAGGAACGCTTTGAAAGGCTCATAGAGGGTATGAAACAGGCACAGGGCATAACGGAACAGCTAAAGGCAGAAAACGCCTTAGAATGGACAGGATGCCTCAATAACATAAGGGCTTGTGCGAGGGAGATTGTGGAAAAGGAAATTATTTTTGCATAA
- a CDS encoding YdbC family protein: protein MREIQYEIVKEIAVLSTGDSGYTKEINLISWNGKEPKYDIRSFSPNREKCGKGITLNADEAAALLKALQKELNSED from the coding sequence ATGAGAGAAATCCAGTATGAAATCGTAAAGGAAATCGCAGTATTGTCTACGGGCGACAGTGGCTACACAAAGGAAATCAATCTCATTTCATGGAATGGGAAAGAGCCGAAGTATGACATCCGCAGCTTTTCCCCGAACCGTGAAAAGTGCGGCAAGGGAATCACGCTGAACGCTGATGAAGCGGCGGCACTCCTTAAAGCATTACAGAAAGAATTAAACAGCGAGGATTAA
- a CDS encoding recombinase family protein, which yields MAGIKEEKKIYLVGIYCRLSKDDGTDNESASIATQKSILTDYVKKQGWHIAKTYVDDGYSGTNFQRPSFQNMIKDIESGLINCVITKDLSRLGRNYLDCGLYLEVFFPEHNVRYIAVNDGVDTLNKSAMDITPFRNILNEMYAADISVKIKSAYRARFQQGKFMGTTAPYGYIKDPADHNHLLIDDKVAHVVKEIFDLALKGNGVAKICRHLNKQHILRPAAYAAERGETGFERHFEGNEDKRYIWSGNSVRSILRSPIYAGNLVGYKRIAANMKSKKRPSKLPEEWEVIPNTHEGIVTQEEFDIVQQLITSRRLPQNKGGFVNIFAGVIKCVDCGCALRAMNVHRRKRPEIIDCVQYSCNNYARNGRSECSAHNIEARDLFNAVLADINCFADMAVNDEKAVRAIEKRLTETDQSRAKALEKERKKLNKRLAELDRLFSSLYEDKVMERITERNFEMMSGKYQKEQLEIEARLKEVTETLNESYEKSRGIRDFLALIRNYQGLKELDATVINALIDKILVSEREKMADGTVKQEIKIYYKFIGFVDELHIIPTKRWAAMPAKNCTVCGVEYVPGSGASRYCPACAKKIRREKSNESKRRSREQKRIACMNCPQKMTD from the coding sequence ATGGCAGGAATCAAAGAAGAAAAGAAAATCTATTTAGTCGGCATTTATTGCCGCTTATCTAAAGACGATGGTACGGATAACGAGAGTGCGAGCATTGCGACACAGAAATCCATCCTCACGGATTATGTGAAAAAGCAGGGATGGCACATAGCAAAAACGTATGTGGACGATGGTTATTCTGGTACAAATTTCCAAAGACCAAGTTTCCAGAATATGATAAAAGACATTGAAAGCGGTCTGATAAACTGCGTGATTACGAAAGATTTATCCCGTCTGGGGAGAAACTATCTTGATTGTGGGTTATATCTGGAAGTTTTCTTCCCAGAGCATAACGTGAGGTATATAGCGGTCAATGACGGCGTAGATACCTTGAATAAATCTGCTATGGACATCACGCCTTTCCGCAACATTTTAAACGAAATGTATGCCGCTGACATATCTGTTAAGATAAAATCGGCATATCGGGCGAGGTTTCAACAGGGGAAATTCATGGGAACTACCGCCCCTTATGGCTATATCAAAGACCCTGCCGACCACAACCATCTGCTGATAGATGATAAAGTGGCACATGTTGTAAAAGAGATATTCGACCTTGCATTAAAAGGGAATGGAGTTGCCAAAATTTGCAGACATCTTAATAAACAGCATATCCTACGCCCTGCCGCTTATGCGGCGGAGCGTGGCGAAACAGGCTTTGAACGTCATTTTGAGGGGAACGAGGACAAACGCTATATTTGGAGTGGGAACAGCGTGAGGAGCATTTTAAGAAGCCCGATATATGCGGGAAATCTTGTAGGCTACAAACGGATTGCCGCCAATATGAAAAGCAAGAAACGCCCCTCTAAGCTGCCCGAAGAATGGGAAGTGATACCCAATACCCATGAGGGAATAGTCACGCAGGAGGAATTTGATATTGTCCAACAGCTTATTACAAGTCGTAGGCTTCCACAGAACAAGGGAGGATTTGTAAATATTTTTGCAGGCGTTATCAAGTGTGTGGACTGCGGATGTGCTCTGCGGGCAATGAACGTACACAGGAGGAAACGCCCAGAGATTATCGACTGTGTACAGTATTCATGTAATAATTATGCAAGAAACGGAAGAAGCGAGTGTAGTGCCCACAATATAGAAGCAAGGGATTTATTCAATGCCGTTCTTGCCGACATCAACTGTTTTGCGGATATGGCAGTGAATGATGAAAAGGCGGTCAGGGCCATAGAAAAGCGGCTCACGGAAACAGACCAGAGCAGGGCGAAAGCATTAGAGAAAGAACGTAAGAAGCTGAACAAACGCCTTGCGGAACTGGACAGGCTGTTTTCCTCTCTCTACGAGGATAAGGTCATGGAGCGTATTACCGAGCGGAATTTTGAGATGATGTCGGGGAAATACCAGAAAGAGCAGCTTGAAATTGAAGCAAGGCTGAAAGAGGTGACGGAAACTCTTAATGAAAGCTACGAGAAATCACGGGGAATCCGTGACTTCCTCGCCCTTATCCGAAATTATCAAGGCTTAAAAGAACTGGATGCAACAGTTATAAACGCACTCATAGACAAGATACTTGTTTCGGAGCGTGAGAAGATGGCAGACGGAACAGTGAAGCAGGAAATCAAGATTTACTATAAATTCATCGGCTTTGTCGATGAATTACATATCATACCTACAAAACGGTGGGCAGCAATGCCCGCTAAAAATTGTACGGTGTGCGGCGTTGAATATGTCCCGGGCTCTGGTGCATCAAGGTATTGTCCTGCTTGTGCCAAGAAGATACGGAGGGAGAAATCAAACGAGAGCAAACGCAGGAGCAGAGAACAGAAAAGGATAGCATGTATGAACTGTCCGCAAAAAATGACCGACTGA
- a CDS encoding PTS system mannose/fructose/sorbose family transporter subunit IID has product MSEELKNVNVDAENVEANKLEDAPLLTKKDIRKSLHRWIFACEASNNYERMQSLAFCYSMIPCLKKLYKDKEQLSNALKRHLNFFNSQAIWSSPIQGMVLSMEEEMAKTGAVSEGAITGIKTGLMGPLAGIGDTIDWGTLRLIIYSVAVTFAAEGSALGAIIPFVFPIITYFVIAKPLWFLGYRLGRSSVANILESGWLKDLIFGSSILGMFMMGALSGSYVTLATPASFTIGESSFVIQEILDSIAPGLLPLLAVFLIYYIIKNKTQKYGRISLVIIALAIILSLIGIV; this is encoded by the coding sequence ATGAGTGAGGAATTAAAAAATGTAAATGTAGATGCAGAAAATGTAGAAGCCAATAAACTTGAGGATGCTCCCCTCCTTACAAAAAAGGATATTAGGAAATCCCTGCACCGCTGGATATTTGCCTGTGAGGCATCCAATAATTATGAGCGTATGCAGTCCCTGGCATTTTGCTATAGTATGATCCCATGCCTGAAGAAATTGTACAAGGATAAAGAGCAGTTAAGTAATGCCCTGAAACGGCACCTGAACTTCTTTAACAGCCAGGCTATATGGAGTTCCCCAATCCAAGGCATGGTTCTTTCTATGGAAGAGGAGATGGCTAAAACCGGCGCAGTATCGGAGGGTGCCATTACTGGTATTAAGACCGGGCTTATGGGGCCTTTAGCGGGAATAGGCGATACTATTGACTGGGGAACACTGAGATTGATTATTTATTCGGTTGCAGTGACTTTTGCAGCAGAGGGAAGCGCATTGGGGGCAATTATCCCATTTGTTTTTCCTATTATTACATATTTCGTGATTGCAAAACCCCTTTGGTTTTTGGGATACAGGCTGGGCCGGTCCTCTGTGGCAAATATACTGGAATCAGGCTGGCTTAAAGATCTAATCTTTGGATCTAGTATTCTGGGAATGTTTATGATGGGCGCTTTGAGCGGAAGTTATGTAACGCTGGCAACACCGGCAAGTTTTACAATCGGTGAATCTTCTTTTGTCATACAGGAGATTTTGGACAGTATTGCACCGGGACTGCTTCCACTGCTGGCTGTATTCCTTATTTATTACATAATTAAGAATAAGACACAAAAATATGGAAGGATTTCACTTGTTATTATTGCATTGGCGATTATATTATCGCTGATTGGGATTGTATAG
- a CDS encoding RNA polymerase sigma factor, translating to MAYNHGREDRKWRIWKEAEEKLLRECGVDEATIEQIRMADRADFNSNRRFYRWTNDVAEYLEDMAGRERQAEVGTVAELLEEIESENLYQVLVTVDGRTLKIVLLKMQGYSTKEIAPLVHLTTGAIYARLDHLRKKLRKIL from the coding sequence ATGGCATACAACCACGGACGGGAGGACAGGAAATGGCGTATCTGGAAAGAAGCGGAGGAAAAGCTGCTGCGTGAGTGCGGCGTTGATGAAGCGACCATTGAGCAGATACGCATGGCGGACAGGGCAGACTTCAATTCCAACAGGCGGTTTTACCGATGGACGAATGACGTTGCGGAATATCTTGAGGACATGGCAGGCAGGGAGCGGCAGGCGGAAGTGGGTACGGTTGCGGAGTTACTGGAAGAGATTGAGAGCGAAAATCTCTATCAAGTATTAGTCACGGTGGACGGGCGTACCTTGAAAATCGTCCTGCTGAAAATGCAGGGGTATTCCACAAAGGAGATTGCCCCGCTTGTGCATTTGACGACTGGTGCCATCTATGCGAGGTTAGACCATCTGCGGAAGAAGCTGCGGAAAATTTTATAG
- the mobV gene encoding MobV family relaxase yields MPYAILRFQKRKAGGVAACERHNERKKEAYKSNPDIDMERSKNNYHLIAPPKYTYKKEINRMVAEAGCRTRKDSVMMVETLITASPEFMNQLPPEEQKAYFQTALDFISERVGKQNILSAVVHMDERTPHMHLCFVPITPDNKLSAKAILGNQKSLSEWQTAYHERMSSRWNQLERGQSSMETKRKHVPTWLYKLGGRLDKQYEEIVSALSDINAFNAGKKRDKALDLLSAWLPDVEKFSKEIGKQQAYIDSLKERIGQESDYAGRMRDEKYEQELKVQKANQKIFELQRTNEQMGRLLSKIPPEVLEELQKNHRSRAKER; encoded by the coding sequence ATGCCTTATGCAATCCTGCGTTTCCAGAAACGAAAAGCGGGCGGCGTTGCGGCTTGTGAACGCCACAACGAGCGGAAGAAAGAAGCCTACAAAAGCAACCCAGATATAGATATGGAACGCTCTAAAAACAATTACCATCTCATAGCACCACCAAAGTACACCTACAAGAAAGAGATTAACCGCATGGTAGCCGAAGCGGGGTGCAGGACAAGGAAAGACAGCGTGATGATGGTGGAAACGCTCATCACAGCTTCACCAGAATTTATGAACCAGTTACCGCCCGAAGAACAAAAAGCGTATTTCCAGACGGCTCTTGACTTCATTTCGGAGCGTGTTGGAAAGCAGAATATCCTCTCCGCTGTCGTCCATATGGACGAGAGAACGCCCCATATGCACCTCTGCTTTGTGCCGATTACGCCAGACAATAAGCTGTCAGCGAAAGCTATCTTAGGCAACCAGAAATCATTATCCGAGTGGCAGACCGCCTACCATGAGCGGATGTCCTCACGGTGGAATCAGCTTGAACGGGGGCAGTCCTCAATGGAAACCAAGCGGAAACACGTCCCCACATGGCTCTATAAATTAGGCGGCAGGCTTGATAAACAGTATGAAGAAATCGTGTCTGCCCTATCCGACATCAACGCCTTTAACGCAGGGAAGAAAAGGGATAAAGCGTTAGATTTACTCTCTGCATGGCTGCCAGACGTGGAGAAATTCTCTAAGGAAATCGGGAAACAGCAGGCGTATATCGACAGTTTGAAAGAGAGAATTGGGCAGGAATCAGACTATGCGGGGCGTATGCGTGATGAAAAGTACGAGCAGGAACTAAAGGTGCAGAAAGCGAATCAGAAGATATTTGAATTGCAGAGAACCAACGAGCAGATGGGGCGGCTGCTGTCAAAAATACCGCCCGAAGTGTTGGAAGAATTGCAGAAAAATCATAGAAGCAGAGCGAAAGAAAGGTAG
- a CDS encoding iron-containing alcohol dehydrogenase, whose product MDNFEFILPTKFYFGKDEDKRVGEICKSHGATKIMIIHYGDFVKETGLFGRIADSITNAGISWVEIDGVRPNPRVDLVRKCITQARDEGVDFLLAIGGGSVIDTAKATGVGMNYDGDVWDLYEGTGDASKMTPVGVVLTIPASGSESSDGSVIMNQETHSKRGYGREFMRPAFAVMNPELTYTLPPFQTAAGGFDIMAHVMERYFTKTKHCDVTDELCEGVLRAMVKNIPVVMKEPQNYEARAEIMWAGSMAHSGLLGVGRKEDWGSHELGHALSAFYDINHGATLSIIFPAWMHYVYKLCPQKFAQFAERVWNVEKSEDNEWMALEGIKRMKEFCRGLGLPVRFEDAGIPPDKIEEMAGHCTLNDTVAAGGIKKLYKQDCINIYRGAL is encoded by the coding sequence GTGGACAATTTTGAATTCATACTGCCGACAAAATTTTATTTTGGTAAAGATGAGGATAAACGTGTCGGGGAAATTTGTAAAAGCCATGGCGCGACTAAAATTATGATTATTCATTACGGGGATTTTGTAAAGGAAACCGGATTATTCGGACGGATAGCAGATTCCATAACTAACGCGGGGATTTCCTGGGTTGAGATAGACGGCGTCCGCCCGAATCCACGAGTGGACCTAGTTAGAAAATGTATTACACAGGCCAGAGATGAAGGGGTCGATTTCCTGCTTGCCATTGGCGGCGGAAGTGTGATTGATACAGCAAAGGCAACGGGGGTTGGCATGAATTATGATGGGGATGTATGGGATTTATATGAAGGAACAGGAGACGCCAGTAAAATGACCCCGGTGGGTGTTGTGCTGACAATTCCAGCATCAGGGAGTGAGTCCAGCGACGGATCTGTAATTATGAATCAGGAGACACACAGTAAACGCGGCTACGGCAGGGAGTTTATGCGCCCGGCATTTGCTGTTATGAATCCAGAACTCACGTATACACTGCCTCCATTCCAGACAGCGGCAGGGGGGTTTGACATTATGGCCCATGTGATGGAAAGATATTTTACAAAAACTAAACATTGTGATGTGACAGACGAATTGTGCGAGGGAGTTTTGAGGGCCATGGTGAAGAACATACCTGTAGTTATGAAAGAACCCCAGAACTACGAGGCCAGGGCCGAGATTATGTGGGCCGGATCCATGGCCCACAGCGGACTTCTGGGAGTAGGGCGTAAGGAGGATTGGGGAAGCCATGAGCTGGGGCATGCGCTGAGCGCTTTCTATGATATAAACCATGGAGCTACATTGTCGATCATATTTCCGGCGTGGATGCATTATGTATATAAGCTTTGCCCCCAAAAATTTGCTCAGTTTGCAGAGCGTGTGTGGAATGTAGAGAAGAGTGAGGATAACGAATGGATGGCGTTGGAGGGGATCAAAAGGATGAAAGAATTCTGCAGGGGCCTGGGACTTCCGGTGCGCTTTGAGGATGCAGGAATCCCCCCGGATAAGATTGAGGAAATGGCTGGGCATTGTACGCTCAACGACACAGTGGCGGCAGGGGGAATAAAAAAACTATATAAGCAGGACTGTATCAATATTTATAGAGGAGCATTATAA
- a CDS encoding sigma-70 family RNA polymerase sigma factor produces the protein MKYAPRKVYIRESGGYVELSYTEFCRCRESDQTYMDKLFIPIQGCLLEVVREQYTDFYRDKERWRYLQKLDTKNRLLSLDGFTDSEGNPLDFITDEAVDIAETVVNAVMVDRLKAALPLLSDSEQELIQAIFFDGLSEREVGARLGITQSVVNKRKARILIKLRKIIEN, from the coding sequence GTGAAATATGCACCAAGAAAGGTATATATCAGAGAAAGTGGCGGCTATGTGGAATTATCCTACACGGAGTTCTGCCGTTGCAGGGAATCCGACCAGACCTATATGGACAAGCTGTTTATCCCCATTCAAGGCTGTCTGCTTGAAGTCGTGAGGGAGCAATACACAGACTTCTACCGTGACAAGGAACGGTGGCGTTATCTGCAAAAATTAGATACAAAGAATAGACTGCTATCTCTCGACGGATTTACGGACAGCGAGGGGAATCCTCTGGACTTTATCACTGATGAAGCGGTGGACATTGCAGAAACCGTTGTCAATGCGGTCATGGTGGACAGGCTGAAAGCCGCCCTGCCTTTGCTGTCGGATAGTGAACAGGAGCTGATACAGGCAATCTTTTTTGACGGACTTTCCGAGCGTGAAGTCGGGGCGAGGTTGGGCATAACCCAGAGCGTTGTAAACAAACGCAAAGCCAGAATCCTAATAAAACTAAGAAAGATAATAGAAAATTAA
- the tet(O) gene encoding tetracycline resistance ribosomal protection protein Tet(O) has product MKIINLGILAHVDAGKTTLTESLLYTSGAIAELGSVDEGTTRTDTMNLERQRGITIQTAVTSFQWEDVKVNIIDTPGHMDFLAEVYRSLSVLDGAVLLVSAKDGIQAQTRILFHALQIMKIPTIFFINKIDQEGIDLPMVYREMKAKLSSEIIVKQKVGQHPHINVTDNDDMEQWDAVIMGNDELLEKYMSGKPFKMSELEQEENRRFQNGTLFPVYHGSAKNNLGIRQLIEVIASKFYSSTPEGQSELCGQVFKIEYSEKRRRFVYVRIYSGTLHLRDVIRISEKEKIKITEMCVPTNGELYSSDTACSGDIVILPNDVLQLNSILGNEILLPQRKFIENPLPMLQTTIAVKKSEQREILLGALTEISDGDPLLKYYVDTTTHEIILSFLGNVQMEVICAILEEKYHVEAEIKEPTVIYMERPLRKAEYTIHIEVPPNPFWASVGLSIEPLPIGSGVQYESRVSLGYLNQSFQNAVMEGVLYGCEQGLYGWKVTDCKICFEYGLYYSPVSTPADFRLLSPIVLEQALKKAGTELLEPYLHFEIYAPQEYLSRAYHDAPRYCADIVSTQIKNDEVILKGEIPARCIQEYRNDLTYFTNGQGVCLTELKGYQPAIGKFICQPRRPNSRIDKVRHMFHKLA; this is encoded by the coding sequence ATGAAAATAATTAACTTAGGCATTCTGGCTCACGTTGACGCAGGAAAGACAACATTAACGGAAAGTTTATTGTATACCAGTGGTGCAATTGCAGAACTAGGGAGCGTAGATGAAGGCACAACAAGGACAGATACAATGAATTTGGAGCGTCAAAGGGGAATCACTATCCAGACAGCAGTGACATCTTTTCAGTGGGAGGATGTAAAAGTCAACATTATAGATACGCCAGGCCATATGGATTTTTTGGCGGAAGTATACCGTTCTTTATCCGTATTAGACGGAGCAGTATTATTAGTTTCTGCAAAGGATGGCATACAGGCACAGACCCGTATACTGTTTCATGCACTACAGATAATGAAGATTCCGACAATTTTTTTCATCAATAAAATTGACCAAGAGGGGATTGATTTGCCAATGGTATATCGGGAAATGAAAGCAAAGCTTTCTTCGGAAATTATAGTGAAGCAAAAGGTTGGGCAGCATCCCCATATAAATGTAACGGACAATGACGATATGGAACAGTGGGATGCGGTAATTATGGGAAACGATGAACTATTAGAGAAATATATGTCAGGGAAACCGTTTAAAATGTCAGAACTGGAACAGGAAGAAAACAGGAGATTCCAAAACGGAACGTTATTTCCCGTTTATCACGGAAGCGCTAAAAACAATCTGGGGATTCGGCAGCTTATAGAAGTAATTGCCAGTAAATTTTATTCATCAACGCCTGAAGGTCAATCTGAACTATGCGGGCAGGTTTTTAAGATTGAATATTCAGAGAAAAGGCGGCGTTTTGTTTATGTGCGTATATATAGCGGAACATTGCATTTGAGGGATGTTATTAGAATATCTGAAAAAGAGAAAATAAAAATCACAGAGATGTGTGTTCCGACAAACGGTGAATTATATTCATCCGATACAGCCTGCTCTGGTGATATTGTAATTTTACCAAATGATGTTTTGCAGCTAAACAGTATTTTGGGGAACGAAATACTGTTGCCGCAGAGAAAATTTATTGAAAATCCTCTCCCTATGCTCCAAACAACGATTGCAGTAAAGAAATCTGAACAGCGGGAAATATTGCTTGGGGCACTTACAGAAATTTCAGATGGCGACCCTCTTTTAAAATATTATGTGGATACTACAACGCATGAGATTATACTTTCTTTTTTGGGGAATGTGCAGATGGAAGTCATTTGTGCCATCCTTGAGGAAAAATATCATGTGGAGGCAGAAATAAAAGAGCCTACTGTTATATATATGGAAAGACCGCTTAGAAAAGCAGAATATACCATCCACATAGAAGTCCCGCCAAATCCTTTCTGGGCTTCTGTCGGGTTGTCCATAGAGCCGCTCCCTATTGGAAGCGGAGTGCAGTATGAAAGCAGAGTTTCACTTGGATATTTAAATCAATCGTTCCAAAATGCGGTTATGGAGGGGGTTCTTTATGGCTGCGAGCAGGGGCTGTATGGATGGAAAGTGACAGACTGTAAAATCTGTTTTGAATATGGATTGTATTATAGTCCTGTAAGTACCCCCGCAGACTTTCGGCTGCTTTCCCCTATCGTATTGGAGCAGGCTTTAAAAAAAGCAGGGACAGAACTATTAGAGCCATATCTCCACTTTGAAATTTATGCACCGCAGGAATATCTCTCACGGGCGTATCATGATGCTCCAAGGTATTGTGCAGATATTGTAAGTACTCAGATAAAGAATGACGAGGTCATTCTGAAAGGAGAAATCCCTGCTAGATGTATTCAAGAATACAGGAACGATTTAACTTATTTCACAAATGGGCAGGGAGTCTGCTTGACAGAGTTAAAAGGATACCAGCCAGCTATTGGTAAATTTATTTGCCAACCCCGCCGCCCGAATAGCCGTATAGATAAGGTTCGGCATATGTTCCACAAGTTAGCTTAA
- a CDS encoding ParB/RepB/Spo0J family partition protein codes for MKKQDFKVLKTKDLYPFPDNPFHVAEDETLSELAESIKEFGIVTPIITRPKEDGDGYEVIAGQRRVRASELAGINTVPAFVLPLDRDRAIITLVDSNLQRENILPSERAFAYKMKSEAMKRQGFRTDLTSSQVVTKLRTDDKVAQGFGVGRMTVQRFIRLTELIPPILQMVDEGKIALTPAVELSFLKKDEQENLFATMESEEATPSLSQAQRMKQLSQSGRLDMDTIFAIMTEEKGNQKETLKINTSKLKKYFPKNTTPKQMEETIIKLLERELQRKRNRDSR; via the coding sequence ATGAAGAAACAGGATTTTAAGGTGTTAAAGACCAAAGACTTGTACCCGTTCCCCGACAATCCGTTTCATGTGGCAGAAGATGAAACACTGTCAGAGTTAGCGGAAAGCATCAAGGAATTTGGCATTGTCACGCCGATAATCACACGCCCGAAAGAGGACGGGGACGGTTATGAAGTGATTGCAGGACAGCGGCGTGTCCGTGCTTCTGAACTTGCAGGGATAAATACCGTGCCTGCGTTTGTCCTGCCCTTAGACCGTGACCGAGCCATCATCACCCTTGTAGACAGCAATTTGCAGCGTGAGAATATCCTGCCATCGGAGCGGGCGTTTGCTTACAAGATGAAATCCGAAGCCATGAAGCGGCAGGGTTTCCGCACAGACTTAACCTCGTCACAAGTTGTGACGAAGTTGCGGACGGACGACAAGGTGGCACAGGGCTTCGGCGTGGGCAGGATGACCGTGCAGCGTTTTATCCGCCTGACGGAACTGATACCGCCGATTTTGCAGATGGTGGACGAGGGGAAAATCGCCCTCACGCCTGCGGTGGAACTGTCCTTCTTGAAGAAAGACGAGCAGGAAAACCTCTTTGCCACGATGGAGAGCGAAGAAGCAACGCCCTCACTCTCACAGGCACAGCGGATGAAACAGTTAAGCCAGAGCGGGCGGCTTGACATGGATACGATATTTGCGATTATGACGGAGGAAAAGGGCAACCAGAAAGAAACCTTGAAAATCAACACAAGCAAGCTGAAAAAATACTTTCCGAAGAACACAACGCCGAAGCAGATGGAGGAAACCATCATCAAACTTTTGGAGCGTGAGTTGCAGAGGAAACGCAACCGTGACAGCCGCTAA